aatttaaaatcaaattttaaaattatttttttatttaaatattaaaattttgaattaaattatctataacaaaaaaaattataaaataaaaaaataagagaaaaagagcGTTTTTTCTCctacgaaaaaaaaagaaagaaaaaattgtcTACAATCTATCTTTGTCTTCATTTTTGTGGCCACTTTCATTTTGGTTCCTAAGAGCTAAAataaggataattttaaaatcaagttaaattttagagacgattttgtatacaaaaaaagttaaaaacaaattttttttttacttatatcTTAAAAACCAAAATCGTACTAAATTACAATCGATTATTTTCAGTTTTAAGtattttaagattattttttatttatattcaaaGTAAATATTAAATTTCCAATATTTAGTTAAGCATGGATGAATCTTTTTATTCAACCACACTCGTCCTAAATGAAATTTTGGTGCAATTAAGCAAAAAAAAGTTTAGAATTGAATTTACTAGGCATACTATATATATACAAGGCCCATAGACTTGTGTAAATTACTAATTATGTGATTGTCAATTCTATGGATTCTGATTCCTTTTTCGTATTTTCTAATTAGTATTTTGGGTAACCAGCCTCATAGCGTATTAAAGGGCAATTtactcaaataaataaatttggtgaaagttttatttaaatacaCAAAACAGATTTCACttatgtttttgtgcaattttcaCTTTATGTAAACCGTGGTAAGTTACCACGGTTTCTGATTATAACGTAAACCGTGGCAAGCTACCacagattatgcttttttgtTTTGTGTGTAAACCGTGGCAAGCTCCCACGGTTTACAAAGAGAGAAATATAACCATAAACCGTGGCAAGCTCCCAGGTTTATGAAGGGGGAATTTTAATCCTAAACCATTTATGTTAAAGTGTTTTATTGCATCAATGTGATATCATTTAGACTGCGCATGATAATTGTGACAGAATACATGTATATAATAGAAGCTCAAACCGCTTAAACTATCAAATACATAGCAGATAACATATTAGACAATTCTCAAACCTTTTTAACTATCAAATACATGGCAGATAATAAATTACAGAAGTCTGAAATACATAAGGCTAAATAGCATGCGAAGAACATAAACTAATATAGGGACTGGACATGACAATATGACATAACTAATCAGAATCCTCAATGGTGTCGCTGTCATCATCGTTGAACTGACCGAGCAGGTGACCTCCGGTGCCACACAATGGAGGACGCCTCACCCTCCTAAGTCTCTACTCTGCCGCTGGTCTTGATGGCTGTGCGGGAACGCCGCTGAATGCTGAGGCTGGGGTCCCTCCTAATGGGATACATGGGTCAGTCGGAGATGCTGCAGGCTCGTTGAGGTCAACGGCCAACTGAGGAAGAACATCGTAAGTCTGTGGCTGCGGATCAGCAAGTTGGGGCTGGTCGTCAGGCATCTGTGGCCTATAATGGGTCCCATCATCATCCATGAGCATGTCTGCTATATCCCTATAGAACTCTGACTCAGTAACAGGATCATCGATGTCCATCCCAACAGCCGCGGTGGTATACCCAGCAAACGCATCTGGGGTGACATTCTCAAAGAGCTGAGAGCTACTACCCACATCCATAGCTGAGGCTGAACCAACTACATCCTCACCAACACCATGCTGAGTGCCCTGATCATCAACGGAAGGTACTCTACCTCGAGCCCCCTCTACGGCCGTCCCACCCTGCCTGTCGTCTGCCTCTACGTCGAGGAATACGAAAATCCGCCGCATCTCCATGATCAGCTCTAGGGATGTCCTCCTCTAAATGGTCAGCCAGCTCTCGCCACTCTCGATCCGTGGTACGGGTGCCTATATGCCGACGCCAATCGGCTCGCCTGTTATCTGGTCTGTCGTAAACGTGCACTCTAGGAGGTGCCTGTGACGATCCTCTTTGACGAGCCTCCTCAGTCAACACAATCGGCCTAGAATCCTAAAATGCAACATTTGGGGATAGAAATCTGTGCGCCACACGGCACCACCACTCCAGGTAGTCTGATGATGGACCGGGATCAAGGACTCGATCGACCCAGATGACTGAATGAAGCCGATTCTTCCAATGCTGATGCCACTCCTGATAATAGGTGGGGAACCACTTGTCCCCACCCCTGCCATCTTTTGCATGTAGCCAATCTATGTTCAGAGCTGGCTCAGGGAGATGCTGAAGACCGCCAAACTGCGGTAGAACCCGGTCAACCTGATGCCACTCAATCGCAGCAAAATATATCAGGCTAGTGACGGCCGTCCATAGCTTACGGTGCTCGTCGGCTAGTATCTCCGGGTGAATAACAGCACTAACCTCGGCAGAAGAATAAGACTCCCACACAAACTGTATCGAAATAGTATGGGTTTCGTCAGAGCACGACACTTGACATAAACCACTGAAACTAAGAGCAATAACTAAATGACTCACATCGTGGACATGCAATCGATCCAACGAAAGGCGTGCAGACACATAAACCGTGGTAAGCCATATTGGTTTACATGCAGCTCGcattcttcataaaccgtgggagcttgccacggtttacacacaaaacaaaaaaagcaTAATCCGTGGTAGCTTGCCACGGTTTACGTTTTAATCAGAAACCGTGGTAGCTTACCACGGTTTACATAAAGTGGAAATTGCACAAAAACGTAACTGAAATCTGTTTTGTGTATTTGAGTAAAGCTTTaaccaaatttatttatttgggtaAATTGTCCCGTATTAAATCTATGAACTATGAACTTGGCAACTAGTTATTTTATATACATTTatacattattcaaatttaataatatgcTATAGTACAAATAATACCAcataaggaaaaaataaaaacaataatactCACCCaactttatattttttctttttttttcttttatatgtaATTGCTTTCAAAAATATGACATGAAAATATTATCTATTTTTAAATACTTCTTATTAAgtaaaaattgttatatttttaaaatttttattaattaaatacattttaactctttatttattgtattttatgttaataaaaaaatagtgataatagaggggttgaaatttttgaaaaacaaaaactttaagagtttgtttaaaaattatttgaatatgaaaaaagaattatatttcttttaaaaataaaatcattctTTAATTTTGAATAACTCTTATATgagttaaattttctttttttataattttctctttaataaagagaagaaagaaaattaaataggTTTTAGgcaaaattagaataataaattataatagaaATGTTTTTGACATTTAACATATTAAACTTGTTTATATATTTTATCACAATTCCAAGGATAaggttattttgaaaaagaaagtaatattaGAATTAGTATTGAACTTATAAATAGAAATATAATGTAATAGTGTGAATATGTATAATGTAATtggaaattttaattataatttttgaaatttctatttgattctctttattatctctctttttttgtaatttttgattacaaaaaaattaatacaatattataaaaaaattttaaatttaaaataataaaaaagacacaacaatatttatatttttaataatttttattttatataaattttaatttcttttaaattttaaagaaagtatatataataagattttttttttttgccatataAAGTGGTTTCTGTTTCCTCAATAAAACAGTAAGCGGTTTGAAATTCTTTTCCAAAGAACACGGTTTTACAATAAAGGATGTGTGTCATATTCTGTACAATATGTCTTCAGAAAATAGCATACCCTAGCTAGTTTGTTTGTATTTAAGTACTATTTGTCTGTTATAAATAATTTTTCCTTCAATCACATTTTACTTTGTCTCTCTATATATAAAGGAAAACTCTCAGGGACCAGCAAATATATCAATATCTAACCATCATTCAGCCAGCATGCGTTTTTACACTAGGGCTCTCTCACGCGCTATCACAAACGGCTTTCTCTCACGCGCTATCCCAAACGGCTTTCTCTCACGCTCCTCTCCAAGGAACTAGCCGCAAAGCACCGCTAGCCGGATACACTCTTCTACGATCGCAGTTTCGTTGACAAAGCTTGAAGCTTCACCTTTTACTCTTTGATAATATTTTCTTCTCCGTTTATCAGGAATCAGTGTTAGAAGAACAGAATATTGAAGTAAGCAATTTCTCCCTCTTctaatttcatgatttttgtaATGATTTTCATAGTGCATCAATGAACAcaatgatgattatgattatgaatttCTGAGCTTGCAAAGCATGCTGCTTTTTTTTCATAATAGAGTTTAAATTGAATGTACAGAATTCAAATTATACCTTATTCGCTTTTGATTTTTATAATGCAACAATTCACAATTAACGCAAATCAACTGTTTGATGAAATGACTAagacagaaaatataaaaaatgttagtGTTTCTTGTTTGTTGTTTCTGAGTAATGAATAATGGTTTTTAGAAGAATGCCCTGCTACCATAAAACACTCTTGATCCATCTTTTTTCTTCTTACTATTATTACTAACATCATCAATTTCTGATATGATGTTGTTATTATTGCTGCTTTCATGATTCTGAATCACATCACCacaatctttatcttttctttcagATTTGTCAATTTTCATAGGTAGCTTCATTCTTGTTAAGGATTCTGTGAATTGTTTGCATGCTTCTCATATACATATCCACTATTTGTTCTTAATAATTAGCAATAAGAAACGTGCTTTTTGGACTTTCAACTTGACTTTCAATTTTCAGATATTTGGGTCTAGGAGTCATGGTTTTCTTATTTTGCTATTTCCATGTAAAACTTTTAGATATGTGcaaattctccacccaaaattctTGCTTATTTTCTGGCTGTGGCCCTTCATTTAAGGCTCTGCCCTCTATTCAAAGGTGTTCCTCTTCTTTACCCTAAGAATGCACGTAATTAAGCCCAAGTAGAGCACATAGTAGTAAAGCCCTAACCACTAATAGTTAATTCCTTAAATAACATTACCTCACAATATTtaataagaaaggaaaatagataataaGACAAGATGCATCCTCAATGAAACTGATCTAACCTTAGCTGCTAAGAACCTGAAGTAGAAGTAGAAGCATCAAATTTGTAATTGTTCTATAACAGTAAACATGTTCTATGATTTTTTTGGGGTTGGAGGTACATAATTTCCAAGGGTTAGGAAAGTGAGGCTAAGCTAGTTAATAGGTAGTGTTGTGTTTTATGTAGTTGTTTTGTTTTGGTTGGGTTTGTGATGCATTCAAATGCAGTCTGTTGTTGTAGGGTCCTGTTTTGCATTCTTTTTTGTACATTTTGCAACCAGTTTAATGAGATTCTGCACACATGACTTACCATAGTTTGCACCTACTTTAATGAGATTTTGATTTACTATCTGATGTATGCTAACTTTTTTACAGGATGTGCCCAAGGTTGGCATGTGTTTTGGAACCATTGAAGATGCAAATCAATTTTATCAGAATTATGCCAAGCGCGTTGGTTTTGTTACTAAGATAAGGTTTACCCGAAGAGTTGGTAAAGATAAGGTTCCTAAGAATCAAATGATCAATTGCAATAGGGAGGGGAAATGCAAGTCTAGAGTTTCACCAATAGAAAAGACCAACCCTATAACCAACTACAATTGCCCCGCAAGGATTTCTATTAGGTTGAATAAGGAGGGTCTTTGGATTATATCGAAGGTGTGCTTGGATCATTCACATCCTTGTGATCCAGAGATGGCAAAACTGTTGACACGTAATAGAGAGATGACTATGCACATGTGTCGAGTCATTGAGAGGAATGATGAAGCAGGTGTGAGACCAAGCAAAAGATATCAAGTATTGGTGGGTGAAGCAGGGGGTTTTTCCAAGATAAACTTAATGGAAAAAGATGTTAGGAACTATCTCAGCAGAAAGGTACGCAATGTTACGGAAGAAATGGATGCTAGGGAGATGTTGAAGTATTTTACACGGATGAAGGAAATGAACtctgatttttattttgatattgaaCTTGATCAAAACAAGCGTCTCAAAACTATATTTTGGGCTGATGCTCGAAGTAGAGCAGCATATGAGTACTTCGGTGATATAGTTTCGTTTGATACTACTTATAAAACCAATCGTTACGATATGTCATTTGGTTCCTTTGTGGGGGTTAATCACCATGGTAACTCAGTGCTTCTTGGGTGTGGTTTGTTGACTAAGAAAAATTCAGGCTCGTTTACTTGGTTATTTAATGCTTGGCTTACATGTATGCATGGAAAGGCTCCTAAAGGCATTATAACAGACCAATGCCTCGGAATACGAGCTAGAATTGAGAATGTGATGCCAGAGACACGTCATAGGTTATGCATTTGGCACATTACGAAAAAGATTCcagaaaaattcaaaagacacaAGAGATATGAAGAGTTACAaaatgatttaaataatattgttTGGGAGTCTATTTCAGAAgatgattttcaaaatcaatggGAAGATTTTCTGATTGAATATGGTTTAGAAGATAACAAGTGGCTATCAAGTACTTTTCTAAAcatgaatttttatattttgcacATAGGAATTAGCatattagtatttaaaaaagTATCAAGTGGCCATCATATTCTATTTGCTAGAATTCTAACATGTGTTTGAATATGCCTCTAGTACAAATttcttattctaatttttttaagattCAATGCATTATTAACATGTTTATGACAACATTTGCATCCACTTTTGTTAAGTTTGcttacaaatttttttatgtatatttgttTACTATGATACATAGATATCTATGAAGAAAGACATCGATGGGTTCCAATTTTTCTTGACAACTTTTTTTGGGCTGGTATGAGATCCACACAACGAagtgagagcatgcattcatatTTTGACAAATTTATAAAtaacaagagcttgttgattcaatttgtcaaacaataTGACAATTGCCTTGGATGGAAAGAGCAACAAGAAAGGGAGGCTGATGTTGAAGACTATAAATCAATAATACCTTGTGCCACTAATTCCTTAATAGAGAAGCAATTTCAAGGTGCCTATACTAATGCAAAGTTTAAGGAAGTACAAAAGCAATTTAGAAAGAAAGCAAGTTGTATTTTGCACCTTATGAAAGCAGTTTCTACATCTAAAGTCTATTCTATTTTGGAGGATGTATCTACTTCTAAAGAGAGGGTTTATGAAGTTAACTACAATGCGGAAACGAAGGATATTACATGCATGTGTCAAATGTTTGAATCAAGAGGCATATTATGCCATCATAGCTTGGTTGTCCTAGGGCATGAACGCGTGAGAAAAATTCCAAGAAGATACATTATGGACCGTTGGAGCAAACTTGTGAAGCGAAGACATAGTGATATTAAGAGCAGCCATGATTCAAGTTTGTTGAATCCAAAAACAGAGAGGTTTGATGATTTATGCTCCCATTCGAACAGTGTTGCTCAATTTGCATCCCAAACAAAggaaacaagtgatatcttacatCGTTATCTTGATATGGCTATGGCAGAGTGTCAAAAGCATGTTGCTAACTCATCATCTAATGCCAATGAGTTAGATATTTTGTTTGAGGTATAAAATTAGTATTGCTGGTTGTTTGCTGGCCCAAAAGTTAGAAAACTGCTGGCCCCCTAGCGGTGCTCAATTCTTGTTACAGAGATTGCTTTTCTATGTATGATTAGTTAATATAATAGCATCAACAACAATGTATTTAGGTGGTCTATCAAAATTGACATCAACGAGGTGGCTTGATTAAGAACCTAAGTCATATGATATAACATAGCTCCTCACACTGTTGAATAATTTTCATGCACAGCAAAATAAATCATTGACCAGAAACCACCAACATCCAGGAGCATACCAAGGACAAAATGGACTGGCAAAAGTAATAAtaaaggtagaagaagagaagagttattatagAGTTGCTGCGGTAATTTCTCAAACAGGTGGTGGGCAATCTACTCATGAAAATGGTGTTGCTACGTCCTATCATATTAAACTTCAGCTTCAATTTCCAAAGCTCTACCACAACAAACCTCTAGTAACAACTGAGATAATAACTTAATgatgaatcaaaatcaaaatcaaaatcaaaatcaaaagaaattttaTTATAGAGTACTTAAAGATTTTTCATGAAAGACAAGAAACATTGAGTAATATTTTTGGGTGTTATTATGAATTTCTGGTTGCATGTTTTGAATGGATACAGAATGATGGACAGCAAGAAGGTAAGAgttgaagaaagcaataaatgaacaaaaatcaAAACTCATTTACCTTCACATTAATCTTGAAGAAGCATCACGCATTAGTAGAAACGAAGAAGAATGGATAGAGAGCTGAGAGATGCTGTTGCATGTTGCAGAGAGTAACGCTGCTGCTATTGGAGACGCTACTTGAGATGAACAGCGAGCTCAAGAATGCTGATTCGTGTTGAGCGTGCTCCAGCGTTGAGAGCAACAAAAATGGCGTGCAAGAGTGTAGAGGAGAGACTAAAATTTTTGgggaaaagaagaaagcgtggtAAAGGAGCATGAATACACGCTCTCTTTATGGGTTTGGGCTTTATTTTGTTTGAGGTATAAAATTAGTATTGCTGGTTGTTTGCTGGCCCAAAAGTTAGAAAACTGCTGGCCCCCTAGCGGTGCTCAATTCTTGTTATAGAGATAGTTTTTCTATGTATGATTAGTTAATATAATAGCATCAACAACAATGTATTTAGGTGGTCTATCAAAATTGACATCAACGAGGTGGCTTGATTAAGAACCTAAGTCATATGATATAACATAGCTCCTCACACTGTTGAATAATTTTCATGCACAGTAAAATAAATCATTGACCAGAAACCACCAACATCCAGGAGCATACCAAGGACAAAATGGACTGGCAAAAGTAATAAtaaaggtagaagaagagaagagttattatagAGTTGCTGCGATAATTTCTCAAACAGGTGGTGGGCAATCTACTCATGAAAATAGTGTTGCTGCGTCTTATCATATTAAACTTCAGCTTCAATTTCCAAAGCTCTACCACAACAAACCTCTAGTAACAACTGAGATAATAACTTAATgatgaatcaaaatcaaaatcaaaatcaaaatcaaaatcaaaatcaaaagaaattttaTTATAGAGTACTTAAAGATTTTTCATGAAAGACAAGAAACATTGAGTAATATTTTTGGGTGTTATTATGAATTTCGGGTTGCATGTTTTGAATGGATACAGAATGATGGACAGCAAGAAGGTAAGAgttgaagaaagcaataaatgaacaaaaatcaAAACTCATTTACCTTCACATTAATCTTGAAGAAGCATCACGCATTAGTAGAAACGAAGAAGAATGGATAGAGAGCTGAGAGATGCTGTTGCATGTTGCAGAGAGTAACGCTGCTGCTATTGGAGACGCTACTTGAGATGAACAGCGAGCTCAAGAATGCTGATTCGTGTTGAGCGTGCTCCAGCGTTGAGAGCAACAAAAATGGCGTGCAAGAGTGTAGAGGAGAGACTAAAATTTttggagagaagaagagagcgTGGTAAAGGAGCGTGAATACACGCTCTCTTTATGGGTTTGGGCCTTATTTTGTTTGAGGTATAAAATTAGTATTGCTGGTTGTTTGCTGGCCCAAAAGTTAGAAAACTGCTGGCCCCTTAGCGGTGCTCAATTCTTGTTACAGAGATTTCTTTTCTATGTATGATTAGTTAATATAATAGCATCAACAATAATGTATTTAGGTGGTCTACCAAAATTGACATCAACAAGGTGGCTTGATTAAGAACCTAAGTCATATGATATAACATAGCTCCTCACACTGTTGAATAATCTTCATGCACAGCAAAATAAATCATTGACCAGAAACCACCAACATCCAGGAGCATACCAAGGACAAAATAGACTGGCAAAAGTAATAATAAAGGTAGAAGAAGATAAGAGTTATTATAGTGTTGCTGCGGTAATTTCTCAAACAGGTGGTGGGCAATCTACTCATGAAAATGGTGTTGCTGCGTCCTATCATATTCAACTTCAACTTCAATTTCCAAAGCTCTTCCACAACAAACCTCTAGTAACAACTGAGATAATAACTTAAtgataaatcaaaatcaaaatcaaaatctaaaGAAATTTTATTATAGAGTACTTAAAGATTTTTCATGAAAGCAAGAAGGTAAGAgttgaagaaagcaataaagaaaaaaaaatcaaaactcatttatctTCACATTATTCTTGaagaagcatcacacattagtagaaatgaagaagaatggatagaGAGCTGAGAGATGTTGTTGCATGTTGCAGAGAGTAACGCTGCTGCTATTGGAGACGCTACTTGAGATGAACAGCGAGCTCAAGAATGCTGATTCGTGTTGAGCGTGCTCCAGCGTTGAGAGCAACAAAAATGGCGTGCAAAAGTGTAGAGGAGAGACTAAAATTTTTGGGGAGAAGAAGAGAGCGTGGTAAAGGAGCGTGAATACACGCTCTCTTTATGGGTTTGGGCCTTATTTTGTTTGAGGTACAAAATTAGTATTGCTAGTTGTTTGCTGGCCCAAAAGTTAGAAAACTGCTGACCCTCTAGCGGTGCTCAATTCTTGTTACAGAGATTGCTTTTCTATGTATGATTAGTTAATATAATAGCATCAACAACAATGTATTTAGGTGGTCTATCAAAATTGACATCAACGAGGTGGCTTGATTAAGAACCT
The sequence above is drawn from the Arachis hypogaea cultivar Tifrunner chromosome 4, arahy.Tifrunner.gnm2.J5K5, whole genome shotgun sequence genome and encodes:
- the LOC112795352 gene encoding protein FAR-RED IMPAIRED RESPONSE 1-like, giving the protein MCFGTIEDANQFYQNYAKRVGFVTKIRFTRRVGKDKVPKNQMINCNREGKCKSRVSPIEKTNPITNYNCPARISIRLNKEGLWIISKVCLDHSHPCDPEMAKLLTRNREMTMHMCRVIERNDEAGVRPSKRYQVLVGEAGGFSKINLMEKDVRNYLSRKVRNVTEEMDAREMLKYFTRMKEMNSDFYFDIELDQNKRLKTIFWADARSRAAYEYFGDIVSFDTTYKTNRYDMSFGSFVGVNHHDIYEERHRWVPIFLDNFFWAGMRSTQRSESMHSYFDKFINNKSLLIQFVKQYDNCLGWKEQQEREADVEDYKSIIPCATNSLIEKQFQGAYTNAKFKEVQKQFRKKASCILHLMKAVSTSKVYSILEDVSTSKERVYEVNYNAETKDITCMCQMFESRGILCHHSLVVLGHERVRKIPRRYIMDRWSKLVKRRHSDIKSSHDSSLLNPKTERFDDLCSHSNSVAQFASQTKETSDILHRYLDMAMAECQKHVANSSSNANELDILFEQNKSLTRNHQHPGAYQGQNGLAKVIIKVEEEKSYYRVAAVISQTGGGQSTHENGVATSYHIKLQLQFPKLYHNKPLVTTEIIT